The following coding sequences are from one Vibrio syngnathi window:
- a CDS encoding HNH endonuclease, with the protein MTHNSTKIAQALKELSTSSSKKIQNGIKMLKANYRAEDRKITAIQLAKAAGYENYMTGNEQYGSFAHELSLVLQHTPEQQKNGVPIWTYTICTAADETNINGHFTWVLKDQVAEALEELKWVTPIAPNNVITDLEMMQAQLDTLSEKDREITIQARIGQGLFRSRLIHHWKSCSVTGFDNTDFLVASHIKPWRDCSVSEAIDMTNGLLLTPNLDTAFDKGYISFDRDGLIMLSPQLTSNDVEKLNISPTMTLRWCFPQHDHFLQHHRKHIFRKYS; encoded by the coding sequence ATGACACACAACTCAACAAAAATTGCACAAGCGCTTAAGGAGCTTTCTACAAGCTCCTCAAAAAAAATACAGAACGGTATTAAAATGCTGAAGGCAAACTATCGAGCCGAAGACAGAAAAATAACAGCTATTCAATTAGCTAAAGCTGCAGGGTACGAAAATTACATGACGGGTAATGAGCAGTACGGCAGCTTTGCTCATGAGCTAAGCCTTGTCCTCCAGCACACACCTGAACAACAAAAAAATGGAGTACCTATTTGGACATATACCATTTGTACAGCGGCTGATGAAACAAATATCAATGGTCACTTCACGTGGGTATTAAAAGATCAGGTGGCAGAAGCTCTAGAAGAGTTAAAATGGGTCACTCCTATCGCTCCAAATAACGTAATAACAGATTTAGAAATGATGCAGGCTCAGCTCGATACTTTGTCAGAAAAAGATAGAGAGATAACCATTCAAGCGCGTATCGGGCAAGGATTATTTCGATCTCGGCTCATTCATCATTGGAAAAGTTGTTCGGTCACAGGATTCGATAACACGGATTTTCTTGTTGCATCCCACATCAAACCTTGGCGTGACTGCTCCGTATCCGAAGCGATAGATATGACAAATGGATTATTGCTTACCCCAAACTTAGATACTGCTTTTGATAAAGGCTACATATCTTTTGATCGTGATGGTCTGATTATGTTATCACCACAATTAACATCAAATGACGTCGAAAAACTGAATATTTCACCCACTATGACGCTTCGTTGGTGCTTCCCCCAACATGATCATTTTTTGCAGCATCATCGAAAACACATCTTTAGGAAATACTCCTAA
- the hsdR gene encoding type I restriction-modification system endonuclease, whose product MEKSNFEFLKHHDELLFRLANRAEQCFVPDPNTTLVKIRQLGEALAQNVAARIGVQYGKDESGRDIRQVDLLRNLEYKLTLDQRINDSFHTIRKLGNTANHDFTSSSHRDALKALVLGHALSAWYHTLFGGAHAKGFKPQPFIKPEDPSDHVRKLEEKLQALEVTQQRTSERLKVAEQLKQVEAEKTAALKSRAEQMQAESQLWEEVATEHEDTLTQYRKKMDEANLIYLAEFNQQDKQAQAKVIELVEKSRLELNEQETRVLIDEQLNDAQWTTDTVNLRYSKGARPVANENRAIAEWPTSSGPADYVLFSGLTPVAVVEAKKSAKNVYGAIDQAKRYAKGLTEKGGITIETTYGEFQVPIVFATNGRPYLEQLEQESGIWFLDVRDSTNRRRALKGWYTPQEIKTYLRQTPQQANKDLMDMSFDFKLKLRDYQVDAIKSVEKTIREGRDRALIAMATGTGKTKTCIALSYRLLAKERFRRILFLVDRSALGEQATSDFKTVQMQEMLTFDDDFSVLGMEMDKLPIAKPEDDTKVHVATVQGLVKRILYPNDGDTKPGVGQYDCIVVDECHRGYLLDRILSDTELEFRDQKDYQSKYRAVLEYFDAFKIGLTATPALHTVDIFGEPIFSYSYTEAVLDGYLNDHLPPVRIHTKLAEQGIHYEVNDEVQAYNVEDNTVEKYNTPDELDFDVSQFNRKVISPSFTKQVTKWLIESDAISPYSEAKTLIFCVTDKHADQVVEALKEACEHYHGEVEDDAIQKITGASDKPLEKIRLFKNDRLPNIAVTVDLLTTGIDVPRICNLVFLRRVNSRILFEQMLGRATRLCDEIGKGPFKIYDAVDIYTQLEDVNSMKPVVTNVNVTFTELENEMAQVDEDDLQTLAKNQFIAKLQVKRRHLTDNQRENFETIVGQSPEDFIQDLKKRPLNEVAQWFTNHPGLGELLDAKVTGGGSRPPVIISEHDDEVTGITTGYGDGQKPADYLQAFTDFVKANSNRLIAIQTVVQKPWELTRKSLKELALELEKNRFREQDLQVAWNEVKNEEIAARIIGFIRQAALGEALIPFDQRVDKALATMLASQQWKTPQKQWLELIAKQMKATTIVDLPALDQGIFKQQQGGIKRANKLFEQPIEDVLLQFNKALWLAPQSEAPQQAKTA is encoded by the coding sequence GTGGAAAAAAGTAATTTTGAGTTTTTAAAGCATCATGACGAATTACTGTTTCGGTTAGCAAACCGTGCAGAGCAATGTTTTGTTCCTGATCCAAATACCACACTGGTTAAGATACGCCAACTGGGTGAAGCATTAGCGCAAAACGTCGCTGCGCGCATAGGTGTCCAATACGGCAAAGATGAAAGTGGGCGGGATATCAGACAAGTCGACCTCTTACGTAATCTTGAGTATAAGTTGACCCTAGACCAGCGTATCAATGACTCTTTCCACACTATTAGAAAGCTTGGAAACACGGCCAATCATGACTTCACTTCATCGAGTCACCGTGATGCACTAAAAGCATTAGTATTAGGACACGCCCTTAGTGCCTGGTATCACACCCTATTTGGTGGGGCTCATGCCAAAGGTTTTAAACCACAACCCTTTATAAAACCTGAAGACCCATCTGATCATGTACGTAAGTTAGAAGAAAAACTACAAGCGTTAGAAGTTACCCAGCAGCGAACCTCAGAGCGTCTGAAAGTTGCTGAACAGCTCAAACAAGTTGAAGCAGAAAAAACCGCAGCCTTGAAAAGCCGAGCCGAGCAAATGCAGGCAGAAAGCCAGCTTTGGGAGGAAGTGGCGACTGAGCATGAGGATACGTTAACTCAATATCGTAAGAAGATGGACGAGGCCAATCTAATTTATCTGGCTGAATTCAACCAACAAGACAAACAAGCTCAAGCCAAAGTTATTGAGCTTGTTGAAAAGTCGCGTCTTGAATTAAATGAACAAGAGACGCGCGTGCTTATCGATGAACAACTTAATGATGCACAATGGACAACAGATACGGTTAACTTAAGATATTCAAAAGGGGCAAGGCCTGTAGCTAACGAAAACCGTGCTATTGCTGAATGGCCAACTTCATCTGGGCCTGCGGACTATGTGTTGTTCTCAGGTCTAACGCCTGTTGCTGTGGTGGAAGCTAAAAAGAGCGCTAAGAACGTATATGGTGCAATTGATCAAGCTAAGCGTTATGCAAAAGGGCTAACAGAGAAAGGTGGGATCACCATTGAAACGACTTACGGAGAGTTTCAAGTTCCGATTGTTTTTGCTACTAATGGCCGCCCCTATTTAGAACAGTTAGAACAAGAAAGTGGTATCTGGTTTTTAGATGTACGTGACAGCACCAACCGACGTCGTGCCCTAAAAGGTTGGTACACACCGCAAGAAATCAAAACGTACTTAAGACAAACACCACAACAGGCTAACAAAGACCTGATGGATATGAGTTTTGATTTTAAATTGAAGCTGCGTGATTATCAGGTTGATGCGATTAAATCTGTTGAAAAGACCATTAGGGAGGGGCGAGACCGGGCATTAATTGCTATGGCAACAGGTACGGGTAAAACAAAAACTTGTATAGCATTGTCGTATCGGTTACTTGCTAAAGAGCGTTTTCGCCGTATTTTATTTTTGGTTGATAGATCGGCTCTAGGAGAGCAAGCAACTTCTGATTTTAAAACGGTTCAAATGCAAGAAATGCTGACATTTGATGACGACTTCTCTGTGCTAGGTATGGAAATGGATAAACTTCCTATAGCCAAACCCGAAGACGATACCAAGGTGCATGTTGCGACCGTACAAGGCTTAGTTAAACGTATTTTGTACCCGAACGATGGTGATACCAAGCCGGGGGTTGGCCAATACGACTGCATTGTGGTTGATGAATGCCACCGTGGCTACCTGCTTGACAGAATATTAAGCGATACCGAATTAGAGTTTCGTGATCAAAAGGATTACCAATCTAAGTACCGTGCCGTTCTAGAATACTTTGACGCTTTCAAAATAGGTTTAACCGCGACACCAGCGCTGCACACAGTAGATATTTTTGGTGAACCTATTTTCAGTTACAGTTATACCGAAGCTGTACTAGATGGCTATTTGAACGATCACCTCCCACCTGTTCGTATTCATACTAAGCTAGCAGAACAGGGCATTCATTACGAAGTGAATGACGAAGTTCAAGCTTACAATGTTGAAGACAACACGGTAGAGAAGTACAACACGCCGGATGAGCTCGATTTCGACGTATCTCAGTTTAACCGTAAGGTCATTAGCCCAAGCTTTACCAAACAAGTAACTAAGTGGTTGATTGAAAGTGATGCCATTAGCCCTTATTCAGAAGCAAAAACCTTAATCTTTTGTGTTACCGACAAACATGCCGATCAGGTAGTCGAGGCATTAAAAGAAGCGTGTGAACATTATCATGGTGAAGTGGAAGATGATGCCATTCAAAAGATCACTGGAGCCAGTGATAAACCACTAGAAAAAATCCGCCTGTTTAAAAATGATCGCCTGCCCAACATCGCCGTCACGGTTGATTTATTAACAACAGGTATCGATGTACCAAGAATTTGCAATCTGGTCTTCCTCCGCCGAGTGAATAGTCGAATTCTATTTGAACAGATGCTTGGCCGTGCAACCCGCTTGTGTGATGAAATTGGTAAAGGGCCATTTAAAATCTACGACGCCGTAGATATCTATACCCAGTTAGAAGACGTCAATAGCATGAAGCCCGTCGTCACTAACGTGAACGTGACCTTTACTGAACTTGAAAATGAGATGGCGCAAGTGGATGAAGATGACCTACAAACGCTCGCCAAAAATCAATTCATCGCTAAGCTGCAAGTGAAACGTCGCCACTTAACCGACAACCAGCGTGAGAACTTTGAAACTATTGTTGGTCAATCGCCAGAAGATTTTATTCAAGATTTGAAAAAACGACCGTTAAATGAAGTGGCGCAATGGTTTACCAATCACCCAGGTTTAGGTGAGTTACTCGATGCCAAAGTCACAGGCGGAGGAAGCCGTCCACCAGTCATTATTTCAGAGCATGATGATGAAGTGACAGGCATTACTACAGGTTACGGCGATGGCCAAAAACCTGCCGATTATCTGCAAGCATTCACCGACTTTGTTAAAGCGAATAGCAACCGATTGATTGCTATTCAAACAGTCGTGCAAAAACCTTGGGAATTAACAAGAAAAAGCTTAAAAGAATTGGCGCTAGAGCTTGAAAAGAACCGCTTTAGAGAACAAGATCTGCAAGTTGCGTGGAACGAAGTGAAAAACGAAGAAATTGCCGCCAGAATCATTGGCTTTATTCGTCAAGCCGCATTGGGCGAAGCTCTCATTCCATTTGACCAGCGTGTCGATAAAGCATTAGCGACCATGTTAGCTAGCCAGCAATGGAAGACACCACAAAAGCAGTGGTTAGAGCTTATTGCCAAGCAAATGAAGGCCACCACCATTGTTGACTTGCCCGCATTAGACCAAGGCATTTTTAAACAGCAACAAGGTGGTATTAAACGCGCCAACAAACTCTTTGAACAGCCTATAGAGGATGTTCTACTCCAATTTAACAAAGCACTGTGGCTAGCCCCTCAATCGGAAGCGCCGCAGCAAGCAAAAACAGCGTAA
- a CDS encoding ATP-binding protein encodes MSQQKNTLLKVIVNKSHFEDRLVEVKSDGHTLFTGENGDGKSTTLSLYGAFYGAEPSKLVDRDAGKLPFVKYYLPQSKSFIAYEYLKKGQSKVAFIYKNGSNGIAYRFADISAEELLSKQNISALDHDYGSTRDWLSQHIKKQVHVSQPITTTQDYRCIIQNNRSQLGKRRNSNGQLLTIAQRYSLCDPEHSMLHIDVLVSTMMRNNNMLENFRRMITDAFIAPKVSLSKSPYNKADIDHLDALKAIRELEKHQKTFDNALMLSQRMDDLYTEAANVLNQMLSKCDSEIQRRAEISEQLDVAQKRLREFTEKAEIRRLELNESLNDIRRNLQSIDRDLTSIHQKRERFEIKECIQKVISERDQSEVIRAQHRQALDHLKILRKGFESEEKQLESELQKLDNQHLKMANEIYRKVDLHKEEFRKFQDDTKAVVKQAESEHLKNITEINKKYRNLSLEAAANLSDARIGVERAGNITLEQKNELESYQRKINSIRDDINEEHQNLNVANDKVISLTKIHESLLNDIDTAVKTKASYQAKINKIQELLNPASNTFAAFLNNEVADWKSTVGKTINPALLSNTKLSPQLGDNYQYNQHLIHGIELDLSSVNSEFSREEEQLIDDLQTLEAKIASTTKTEKEHIRQAREAYSELSGFKQMVLVANDVINKHNENVKRFQLQLDNNKQVFAEEARDRVVEAKKFVNECELRVSQTSTAHDDNIANVTNTYNNTILQIESDATLKESEIEAAIDGLEESAKKDKKVTNQRKSHLKAVHADKLKSDGIDPAVISEAREVVAQLEYRIDCIDKSHDLISEYNTWLAKDWSRVDTLTREEKDLNDREQEAVRLIGGHTKKKAEDETKHNVVITQLNKEKNCCNTNIDELEKAATRLKDIILQEYVTKDASLELVSVEVVISQSSDLVKQISSNRDAIIKSVDKVTEVLSELGTTNDISQFWEEVKRKRKQELAQNSPEKAFGSDFKVALLPSLDQLINVVIPEKQSIILEAIRSVSMKYSNFYLTLEDTNKKIRAVSNLLGRSVGTSNPFPAIEEVQLGVVSKIEKFESWDSLGTFNNEWEKWAEATTATVPSDAFIKTFESAYRSLSLLKLNTSLSSLVDLEIRMTENGTQRTIRNDSDLAGVSSEGISKLAVIVVFCGMVRYLCPDPQTIIHWPVDELGKISLSNTRLLFNMMSDKGITLITAEPNYRREMLKYYVNKLHIDRRYGVMTYVDVRKNRDSSRLFSVVNTQSEKEA; translated from the coding sequence ATGTCACAACAGAAAAACACCCTCTTAAAGGTCATTGTGAATAAATCACATTTTGAAGATAGACTCGTTGAAGTTAAGTCAGATGGCCACACACTATTTACCGGTGAGAACGGGGATGGGAAGTCAACCACACTAAGCCTTTACGGTGCTTTCTATGGCGCAGAGCCAAGTAAGCTTGTTGATAGAGATGCGGGGAAACTTCCTTTCGTTAAGTATTATTTGCCTCAAAGTAAGTCATTCATTGCTTATGAGTATTTAAAAAAGGGCCAGTCTAAGGTTGCCTTTATATACAAGAACGGATCAAATGGTATTGCTTACCGTTTTGCGGATATATCTGCGGAAGAGTTATTATCGAAACAAAACATTAGTGCACTCGACCATGATTATGGAAGTACTAGAGACTGGTTGTCGCAGCACATTAAAAAGCAAGTGCATGTGAGTCAACCAATCACGACGACCCAGGACTACCGATGTATCATTCAAAATAACCGTTCTCAACTTGGTAAGCGACGAAACTCAAACGGACAATTACTCACCATCGCGCAACGCTACTCGTTGTGTGATCCTGAACATTCTATGTTGCACATTGATGTTCTTGTGTCGACGATGATGCGTAACAACAACATGCTCGAAAACTTCCGCCGTATGATCACAGATGCTTTTATTGCTCCTAAAGTGTCACTTTCAAAATCTCCATATAACAAAGCGGATATCGATCACCTAGACGCCTTGAAAGCCATCCGTGAACTAGAAAAACACCAAAAGACGTTTGATAACGCACTAATGCTAAGTCAGCGTATGGATGATTTATACACTGAAGCCGCAAATGTCCTCAACCAGATGTTGAGTAAGTGCGACTCTGAAATTCAACGTAGAGCTGAAATCTCTGAACAGTTAGATGTGGCACAAAAGCGGCTAAGAGAGTTCACAGAAAAAGCAGAGATTCGTCGTTTAGAGCTTAATGAATCATTGAATGACATTAGGAGAAACCTTCAATCAATTGATCGTGACCTTACGTCTATTCACCAGAAGCGCGAACGATTTGAGATAAAAGAGTGTATTCAAAAAGTGATCTCTGAGCGTGACCAATCTGAAGTAATCCGAGCTCAACATCGTCAAGCGCTCGATCATTTGAAGATTCTTCGTAAAGGCTTTGAATCAGAAGAAAAGCAATTGGAATCTGAACTTCAAAAACTAGACAACCAGCATTTAAAAATGGCGAACGAAATTTACAGAAAGGTTGATTTACACAAAGAAGAATTTCGAAAATTTCAAGATGATACGAAAGCAGTTGTGAAGCAGGCTGAATCTGAACATCTAAAAAATATTACAGAGATCAACAAGAAGTACCGTAACTTAAGTTTAGAGGCTGCAGCTAACTTAAGCGATGCAAGGATTGGCGTTGAGCGTGCTGGTAATATAACTCTAGAACAAAAGAATGAGCTAGAGTCGTACCAACGAAAAATCAACTCAATTAGAGATGACATAAATGAAGAACATCAAAATCTCAATGTTGCCAACGACAAGGTTATTTCGCTTACTAAAATTCATGAAAGCCTACTTAATGACATTGATACGGCAGTAAAAACGAAAGCTAGTTATCAAGCAAAGATCAATAAGATTCAAGAGCTCTTGAATCCTGCGTCAAATACTTTTGCAGCGTTTTTGAATAATGAAGTTGCAGATTGGAAGTCGACCGTGGGTAAAACGATCAATCCAGCTCTGCTATCTAACACTAAGCTGTCTCCACAGTTGGGCGATAATTACCAATATAATCAACATTTGATCCACGGTATTGAACTTGATTTGTCTAGTGTCAATTCTGAATTTTCTCGAGAAGAGGAGCAGTTAATTGATGATTTACAAACCCTAGAAGCAAAAATCGCAAGTACTACGAAAACAGAAAAAGAGCATATACGGCAAGCTCGAGAAGCCTATAGCGAACTTTCAGGTTTTAAACAAATGGTGTTGGTGGCAAACGACGTTATTAACAAACACAATGAGAACGTTAAGCGATTTCAACTTCAGCTCGATAATAATAAACAAGTGTTTGCAGAAGAAGCACGAGACCGAGTTGTGGAAGCAAAGAAGTTCGTAAATGAATGTGAACTTAGAGTGAGTCAAACCTCAACTGCGCACGACGACAATATTGCTAACGTAACTAACACGTACAACAATACTATTTTGCAAATCGAATCAGATGCAACACTGAAAGAGTCTGAGATAGAAGCTGCGATAGACGGCCTTGAAGAAAGCGCTAAAAAAGACAAGAAGGTAACGAACCAACGTAAGTCTCATCTGAAGGCTGTTCATGCTGATAAGTTAAAGTCTGATGGTATTGACCCTGCGGTTATTTCAGAGGCTAGAGAAGTTGTTGCTCAACTAGAATACCGCATTGATTGTATTGATAAATCACATGACCTTATTTCGGAGTACAACACTTGGTTAGCTAAGGATTGGAGTCGTGTAGACACGCTTACTCGTGAAGAGAAAGACCTTAACGATCGTGAGCAAGAGGCTGTTCGCCTAATTGGAGGCCACACTAAGAAGAAAGCTGAAGACGAAACAAAACATAACGTTGTGATCACTCAATTGAATAAAGAAAAGAATTGCTGCAATACTAACATTGACGAATTGGAGAAAGCGGCAACTCGACTGAAAGACATCATTTTGCAAGAGTATGTCACTAAAGATGCCTCATTAGAGCTAGTGAGTGTTGAAGTTGTGATTAGCCAGTCTAGTGATTTAGTCAAACAAATTAGCTCAAATCGCGATGCAATCATTAAAAGTGTAGACAAGGTTACAGAGGTTTTGAGTGAACTTGGCACAACGAATGATATTTCACAATTCTGGGAAGAGGTAAAGCGAAAGCGTAAACAAGAATTAGCTCAGAACTCACCGGAAAAGGCTTTTGGTAGTGATTTTAAAGTAGCATTGTTGCCGTCACTCGACCAATTAATCAACGTTGTGATACCTGAAAAGCAATCCATTATCCTTGAAGCTATTCGTTCTGTATCGATGAAGTACTCTAATTTTTATCTCACACTTGAAGACACGAACAAGAAAATTCGCGCAGTATCAAATTTGCTTGGTCGGTCGGTAGGAACGTCAAATCCATTTCCTGCTATTGAGGAAGTGCAACTTGGTGTTGTAAGTAAAATCGAGAAATTCGAGAGCTGGGATTCATTGGGAACATTTAACAACGAATGGGAAAAATGGGCTGAAGCTACAACAGCAACCGTCCCAAGTGATGCGTTTATTAAAACTTTTGAGTCTGCATACCGCTCATTATCACTCCTGAAGCTTAACACGAGCTTAAGTTCACTAGTTGATCTCGAAATCCGTATGACCGAGAACGGTACGCAACGAACTATACGTAACGATTCTGATTTGGCTGGAGTAAGTAGTGAGGGGATTTCGAAACTAGCTGTTATCGTCGTTTTTTGCGGGATGGTCCGCTATTTATGTCCAGACCCGCAGACCATAATCCACTGGCCTGTCGATGAACTAGGAAAAATTTCGCTTTCCAATACTCGCCTTCTGTTCAATATGATGTCGGATAAAGGCATAACGCTTATCACCGCAGAACCTAACTACCGTAGGGAAATGCTGAAGTATTACGTTAACAAACTTCATATTGACCGACGTTATGGGGTAATGACTTATGTAGACGTTCGTAAAAATCGGGATTCAAGTCGACTGTTCTCGGTAGTTAACACCCAATCAGAGAAGGAGGCTTGA
- a CDS encoding DUF7281 domain-containing protein — protein sequence MNIKVVMLAKKIVTLRLKMFPVSKASDQLVSETGIVHYRAKGQYMITQDELSEIERYYDEYLGGSLRLFTQESNRIDASKVSSDEKSAKGGVFEALLSIVPLCELHLTSGVISKDIKAIISVPFESLIIDKIDKLVVIENSELLVQSSRLMQTLPNEWQTGTLLVYRGHGESQKQIKSLLESLRSKTQVGFYFDYDLSGMKLINTLMRYVDCQASIITPRFTNEQLKRLTSKINYAKQYIEGTQLLTKTYDSDVDFEKVIHQTTQNLLNSELSVTQESLVAHDIELVSNPLNWNETG from the coding sequence ATGAACATCAAAGTCGTTATGCTCGCTAAAAAAATCGTAACCTTACGATTAAAAATGTTTCCTGTCTCTAAAGCGTCTGATCAGCTCGTGAGCGAAACTGGCATCGTGCATTATAGAGCCAAAGGTCAGTACATGATTACGCAAGATGAACTCTCTGAGATAGAGCGCTATTATGATGAATATTTGGGTGGTTCATTACGATTGTTTACCCAAGAATCTAACCGGATTGATGCCTCGAAAGTATCCAGTGATGAGAAATCTGCAAAAGGAGGCGTCTTCGAGGCACTTCTTTCCATCGTACCGCTTTGTGAACTTCATTTAACTTCGGGCGTTATTTCTAAAGATATCAAAGCTATCATTTCCGTCCCTTTTGAAAGTCTTATTATTGATAAGATCGACAAGTTGGTGGTGATCGAAAACTCAGAACTTCTAGTTCAAAGCAGTAGATTGATGCAAACACTACCTAATGAGTGGCAAACAGGTACTCTATTGGTTTATCGGGGACATGGGGAAAGTCAGAAGCAAATTAAATCATTACTAGAAAGTCTTCGCTCTAAAACTCAGGTCGGGTTCTACTTCGACTATGACTTGTCAGGAATGAAGCTCATCAACACATTGATGAGGTATGTGGATTGCCAAGCGAGTATCATTACCCCGCGTTTCACTAACGAACAACTTAAACGCTTAACGAGTAAAATTAATTATGCCAAGCAGTACATTGAAGGTACACAACTGTTAACTAAGACATACGACTCCGATGTGGATTTTGAGAAAGTCATCCATCAAACAACCCAAAACTTGTTGAATAGTGAGCTTTCGGTGACGCAAGAAAGCTTAGTCGCACATGATATAGAATTAGTAAGTAATCCACTAAATTGGAATGAAACAGGCTGA
- a CDS encoding condensin complex protein MksE, which produces MSGFERTVELLMQEEVICNTAYSAEFAFLTDNIKRSEVDQYLRQIGRSLEKTSDNLGYLMVFSNLDDSAKKRRVTAQFKKIESELSTLVDWLCFARNIDENSNPISAGERITESELLAAIEASRPLAEQLTSIANKLGRSIKSREVKRKLTSVLNYLTDTGYFVQLNTTGSVYEATAKWSFLYDVLEFYNQRHAIDTSEQSKVTLEESQQQLEL; this is translated from the coding sequence ATGTCTGGCTTTGAAAGAACCGTTGAACTACTTATGCAAGAGGAAGTAATTTGTAATACGGCTTACAGTGCTGAATTTGCATTCTTGACCGACAACATCAAGCGAAGTGAGGTCGATCAGTATCTACGCCAAATAGGGCGCTCATTGGAAAAAACAAGTGATAACCTTGGTTATCTAATGGTCTTTTCGAACTTAGATGACAGCGCCAAGAAACGACGTGTCACCGCTCAGTTTAAGAAAATTGAGAGTGAACTATCAACACTTGTGGATTGGTTGTGCTTTGCACGTAACATTGATGAAAACTCTAATCCAATCAGTGCTGGAGAAAGAATAACCGAGTCAGAGCTACTTGCTGCAATTGAAGCGTCTAGACCTCTAGCTGAACAGCTTACTTCCATCGCGAATAAGCTTGGCCGATCTATAAAATCTCGAGAGGTCAAAAGGAAGCTGACCTCGGTTCTTAATTACCTTACTGACACGGGTTATTTTGTTCAGTTAAACACTACAGGCTCGGTGTACGAGGCGACTGCAAAATGGTCATTTTTGTACGATGTACTTGAATTTTATAATCAAAGACACGCAATTGACACTAGCGAACAAAGCAAGGTAACTCTTGAAGAATCTCAACAACAGTTAGAGCTCTAA
- a CDS encoding WYL domain-containing protein: MSQADIKWDQKVRFRLIEIIALWEGRLTTNHLCDAFHIGRQQASRDINKYISLTEQGQLILDRTIKGYRPADNFKPLFTQGTAHEYLLMLHQQYNQEETFEFFNWGEAQSTVLNVPERAISPSIVRGLIAAARANLRVDIDYVSLSTPEVRGRIIAPHSLVYDGIRWHVRAYCEEKNGFRDFVLSRFRNEPDLMDKSPKMREHDDNWNHQVKLTITPNPYLSEQQQVVVADDYAMKNKKMEIVTRGALVSYYLRRMGVIQDQKLLKEQPEAYQLTAHFDESLPI, encoded by the coding sequence ATGAGTCAAGCAGATATCAAATGGGACCAAAAAGTACGATTTCGACTAATTGAGATAATTGCTCTTTGGGAGGGTCGACTGACGACAAATCACCTATGTGATGCTTTTCACATAGGGAGACAACAAGCTTCTAGAGATATCAACAAGTACATTAGCTTAACTGAGCAAGGTCAATTGATACTGGATAGGACAATTAAAGGCTATAGGCCAGCAGACAACTTTAAGCCTTTGTTTACTCAAGGCACTGCTCATGAGTATCTACTTATGCTTCATCAGCAATATAACCAAGAAGAGACCTTTGAGTTCTTTAATTGGGGGGAAGCTCAATCGACCGTATTGAACGTCCCTGAAAGGGCTATATCACCAAGCATTGTTCGAGGGTTAATCGCGGCAGCAAGGGCTAACCTTCGCGTCGATATTGACTATGTATCACTCTCTACACCTGAGGTTCGAGGTCGAATTATTGCACCTCACAGTTTAGTCTATGATGGGATCAGGTGGCATGTAAGAGCATATTGTGAAGAGAAAAATGGATTTCGAGATTTCGTGTTAAGTCGCTTTAGGAACGAACCTGACTTAATGGATAAGTCACCAAAAATGCGAGAACATGATGACAACTGGAACCATCAAGTTAAGTTGACGATTACACCTAATCCTTACTTGTCTGAGCAACAACAAGTTGTTGTTGCTGACGACTACGCTATGAAAAACAAGAAGATGGAAATAGTAACTCGTGGAGCTTTAGTCAGTTATTACTTGCGACGCATGGGCGTCATACAAGACCAAAAGCTGCTAAAAGAACAACCAGAAGCCTATCAATTGACTGCTCACTTTGACGAAAGTCTACCTATATAA